A region of bacterium DNA encodes the following proteins:
- a CDS encoding right-handed parallel beta-helix repeat-containing protein yields the protein MQKVPRFLLALTFVLSVTAVRIAYAFDISTYYDPLSHVRTAQHWGPDFGDGDTTQWVNQAAAVNDQVLSWWDSLGINILSVYWNPEADYGRSGVASHSLRIMNNDWPADAFKYLNAYDRTIRIAHPFSLPSDPYNWEGCAGLDAEDTSMVIEPGGNSVPVLMIPNDPSTDSTLWENGVGNWNGWAQRGCSWPLNVMPMHFRLRAKIDPDNDATQHVATLYWYVQDFWTGRSKWRRFPGITVNKSDFNPNPDYPYFSVIDKVIVPDNRLFRQITDTLRFTDTLYTACGDDFQPIDGWFQDDTMGCCNNPIYFAFGGNPSWGGSNNVRLKIESSGHHALYVYDVEVWDEGFHRLFRAPTDTIAHYDSLIARAFSDERIQSNGKLAAWYYDEFTWDAIPAWSKTNQILQHAGLPTFILNDHWFDKYGGGFRHKLYYTLDTLGVHIPVMMYEFYPYGGDSTCWPSSQFGIMPESMWTTSNSDVPYSDTEVCTACPQPEQENQHFTRYNGKISLQAGLDVGLWGSEPFLWTAGFQRPLPPRDSTDLALIPGIVAQTQRVHEHGDKFWALIQGGAQEAINYDINDVMNGRAVSRFPTPNEVILNAWLSLSSGVDGIMWYWGMQGPRGYVDASHYQQQGGLIDWGTDSSHIDTSHNFTVPKHAYRTQRYFAAQKVDHEILRIAPLLESLDFIKTYASRVFQVNYGQHSDTLDNLGISSHHEDLLQQYPNEPGHPESYVEYIQTEKPGMPMAWNWEAPNERYVQVTRFKTPGESGEDYWFLIVNRRALVNETRRISLGISNVYNQNAQYAVQQILANTTTIAANDASIDGKVITVTLQPGEAELVHFSLADTATWHINSAQTLHAPAFLMKNIVIHSGGSLTILPDTSALRRTIRVANHDSTVYDSVATVTFWKGKGIRLEDHLQGAELHVMGSPTTQLRFQPANADSGWDGIVVSENTQDQVEFHYATIQGAPIGLTLNAGIDNWGYWGRTPWVKIDHCTFRGCATGLSMFAFALDSISHSQFTDNDCGIRCDAQSMLQLVKSTVSNNRVAGVQMNGGWGTFIQDTLIRNGGTMRDWEWISFLTGAVSGTDADIEFRCCVLSNNRLGAINVYNSTVRLADPGNPTPHWGRNIISDDGTAEAPLIQADHSTLIVRNGRNTINSASSDSKWIIAPRTDILTVMRDWRNNYWGRTDTATILTFLPGDVTITPFLNDTSGCDFTFPNDTGSTTPWEQDYDAGATELSDGSFDEARVSFREAVGSGSRTRYGVSGLQRILCTDLLAGDPDKSTKYFKDIADSAFYGELKTEAKFAQAWSLAHSADLDSAQSILQGMVNSGQTDTAKVEAKIAMLNLDLYRQIVDTTDCVTTAERLAVQDSINSLIASLTKWKRYDITDSVVMYAPCTVDSSITVEPGAVLVIKPYPGINNPVVNFTSGAGILVQGWSSYSPGPPAAKLYVLGDPDNRVILNWDTANTWTNIESRCGYMELKHAELRGAGWAVFDNNPTGQGDWPHVPVFKADSCVFRSFGDGITCDVTDSSSYIRNCLFTDLGGGVAQWNSYTAALTVMEYGQLTVENCHIEHGGEVGVAVCYGSGISMRNTTVNGSKSYGMVVSDGSDASLECCELSCNGDTLAEAWVDASTLNLVGAHSQFSDSSGALLYTADPSFVDLGDGENNFNLLTGSGHYLKSGDTTDTWDIGLNTWAPYTPTDTAFYSHLWPRNSARWLVDTSLATFVGCDQGGTMSFGGGSNFIIPGNEDHAGTDSYHPKNDGAETATSLSTVQPPTASKFSQAVTKAPSAVGPVAKAISPLAEKTVNRAEMLRLHHQELAQWREAKALCKSGDKQAATQSAMTFLRDHPGSKLAPAAMVDLSRLARKGDADQSVSKFLSVQAGSLVDPEQRKLAQRLSLVAKAREGKPVEALAGLEEIMETASTPRDSIRALMDAMGVYFFNQHDHSVQPRNNQVKTASHRELVHRVIQLTRMLDNPALAVKGKGVAIPTKYALYQNYPNPFNPNTEIRFDLPDAVRVELKIFNILGQEVAKLIDEVRPAGAYRFMWDSKTTSGNSVASGVYIYQLKAGKFVDSKKMMLIR from the coding sequence ATGCAGAAAGTTCCTCGCTTCTTGCTAGCCCTCACTTTCGTACTTTCCGTCACTGCGGTGCGAATTGCGTACGCATTTGACATCAGCACCTACTATGACCCGCTATCCCACGTCCGAACAGCACAACACTGGGGACCTGACTTTGGAGATGGGGATACGACACAATGGGTAAATCAGGCAGCCGCGGTAAATGACCAAGTGCTCTCGTGGTGGGACAGCTTGGGGATCAACATTCTATCCGTTTACTGGAACCCAGAGGCCGATTACGGCAGGAGTGGGGTCGCAAGCCACTCGCTGCGAATCATGAATAACGACTGGCCTGCAGACGCTTTCAAGTACTTGAACGCATATGATCGAACTATCCGCATAGCTCATCCATTTAGTCTGCCCTCTGATCCATACAATTGGGAAGGTTGCGCGGGTCTAGATGCGGAAGACACTTCGATGGTGATTGAGCCTGGCGGCAACTCCGTGCCGGTGCTCATGATACCGAATGACCCAAGTACTGATTCCACCTTGTGGGAAAATGGCGTTGGCAATTGGAACGGATGGGCCCAAAGAGGATGCTCATGGCCACTGAATGTCATGCCAATGCACTTCAGATTGCGGGCGAAGATCGACCCAGATAACGATGCAACACAACATGTGGCAACTCTCTACTGGTACGTGCAGGATTTTTGGACTGGTCGATCCAAGTGGAGACGCTTTCCAGGCATCACAGTTAATAAGTCGGACTTCAATCCGAATCCGGACTATCCGTATTTCAGCGTCATTGATAAGGTCATTGTTCCGGATAATCGTCTGTTTCGTCAAATCACGGACACCTTGCGGTTCACCGATACGCTTTACACCGCCTGCGGCGATGACTTCCAACCAATTGACGGATGGTTTCAAGATGACACAATGGGGTGCTGTAACAATCCTATCTATTTTGCGTTCGGTGGCAATCCAAGTTGGGGCGGGTCAAATAATGTCCGACTGAAAATTGAGTCTTCCGGCCACCACGCGCTTTACGTCTATGACGTTGAGGTGTGGGATGAAGGATTCCATCGTTTGTTTCGGGCACCTACAGATACCATTGCGCACTACGATTCACTCATTGCGAGAGCCTTCTCGGACGAACGCATTCAGAGCAACGGAAAGTTAGCCGCATGGTATTACGACGAATTCACATGGGACGCTATTCCTGCCTGGTCGAAAACCAATCAGATACTCCAGCATGCAGGCCTACCGACGTTCATCTTAAACGATCACTGGTTTGACAAGTATGGTGGCGGTTTCAGGCACAAGCTGTACTACACGCTGGATACGCTTGGCGTACACATTCCGGTAATGATGTACGAATTCTATCCCTATGGAGGGGATAGCACCTGCTGGCCCAGCAGTCAATTCGGAATAATGCCTGAAAGCATGTGGACAACATCAAATTCAGATGTGCCTTATAGTGATACCGAGGTTTGTACAGCGTGTCCGCAGCCGGAACAGGAAAACCAGCATTTCACTCGTTACAACGGCAAGATCTCACTTCAAGCCGGACTTGATGTAGGGCTGTGGGGATCAGAACCGTTCCTATGGACGGCAGGCTTCCAGCGCCCTTTGCCACCGCGTGACTCAACCGATTTGGCACTGATTCCAGGGATCGTCGCTCAGACACAAAGGGTGCACGAGCACGGCGACAAGTTCTGGGCGTTGATCCAAGGTGGTGCTCAAGAGGCGATCAACTATGACATCAATGATGTGATGAATGGAAGGGCTGTCAGCAGATTTCCGACTCCGAACGAAGTCATATTGAATGCATGGCTCTCGCTATCAAGCGGCGTAGACGGAATCATGTGGTACTGGGGTATGCAGGGGCCGCGCGGGTATGTAGACGCATCGCATTATCAACAGCAAGGCGGGTTGATTGACTGGGGCACGGATTCCTCACACATAGATACCAGTCACAACTTCACTGTGCCAAAGCATGCGTATCGGACACAGCGCTACTTCGCTGCTCAGAAGGTGGACCATGAAATTCTACGGATAGCACCTTTGCTGGAGTCGCTTGACTTTATCAAGACGTACGCAAGCCGCGTTTTTCAGGTTAATTACGGACAGCATTCGGACACCCTTGATAACCTAGGGATCAGCTCGCATCATGAGGATCTTCTGCAGCAGTATCCAAACGAGCCGGGGCATCCCGAAAGCTATGTGGAGTACATCCAGACAGAAAAGCCGGGCATGCCGATGGCGTGGAACTGGGAAGCACCCAATGAACGGTATGTGCAGGTGACACGTTTCAAGACGCCGGGCGAAAGCGGGGAGGATTACTGGTTCCTGATTGTCAATCGGCGCGCATTAGTGAATGAGACCAGGCGAATCAGTCTGGGAATTAGCAACGTCTACAATCAGAACGCACAATATGCTGTGCAGCAGATCTTGGCAAACACGACTACCATTGCGGCGAATGACGCGAGTATCGACGGCAAAGTGATTACGGTCACGCTTCAGCCGGGTGAAGCCGAACTGGTACATTTCAGTTTGGCAGACACGGCAACATGGCATATCAACTCTGCTCAGACGCTTCATGCACCGGCGTTCCTCATGAAGAATATCGTCATCCACAGTGGCGGTTCGTTGACGATATTGCCCGACACATCGGCACTGCGCCGCACCATTCGCGTAGCCAATCATGATAGTACGGTCTACGATAGCGTGGCGACAGTCACGTTCTGGAAGGGGAAGGGGATTCGACTCGAAGATCATCTCCAAGGAGCGGAACTGCATGTAATGGGATCACCAACCACGCAACTGCGCTTCCAGCCCGCTAACGCGGATAGCGGCTGGGATGGAATTGTGGTGAGCGAAAATACGCAAGACCAGGTAGAATTCCATTACGCGACGATCCAAGGTGCGCCGATTGGGTTGACGCTCAATGCCGGGATAGACAACTGGGGGTACTGGGGGCGAACCCCCTGGGTGAAGATTGACCACTGCACCTTCCGGGGCTGTGCTACAGGACTAAGCATGTTCGCCTTTGCGCTGGACTCGATCTCGCATTCCCAATTCACTGATAACGACTGCGGAATTCGCTGTGATGCCCAAAGCATGTTGCAGTTGGTTAAATCAACCGTTTCGAATAACCGTGTGGCCGGTGTTCAGATGAACGGGGGATGGGGAACCTTCATCCAGGACACACTGATTCGCAATGGCGGAACCATGCGTGACTGGGAATGGATTTCCTTCCTGACAGGTGCCGTAAGTGGAACGGATGCCGACATTGAGTTTAGGTGCTGTGTACTCAGTAACAATCGTCTGGGCGCGATTAACGTCTACAATTCTACGGTTCGATTAGCAGACCCTGGAAACCCCACACCTCACTGGGGAAGGAATATCATCTCTGACGACGGAACCGCTGAGGCTCCGCTTATTCAAGCGGATCATTCTACGCTGATTGTCCGCAATGGCCGGAATACTATTAACAGCGCGAGCTCAGACAGCAAGTGGATTATTGCGCCACGGACGGACATCCTGACCGTTATGCGAGACTGGCGGAACAACTACTGGGGCCGCACGGACACGGCCACCATCCTAACATTCCTGCCGGGCGATGTGACGATCACGCCGTTCCTAAATGACACCAGCGGATGCGATTTTACCTTTCCTAATGACACGGGTTCTACCACGCCGTGGGAACAAGACTACGATGCCGGGGCAACAGAACTGAGCGACGGCAGCTTTGACGAGGCACGGGTCAGCTTCCGGGAAGCGGTAGGCTCCGGTAGCCGCACACGATACGGGGTCTCGGGACTTCAGAGAATTCTTTGCACAGACCTATTGGCCGGGGATCCGGACAAGTCGACAAAGTACTTCAAGGACATCGCAGATTCAGCCTTCTATGGTGAATTGAAAACCGAAGCGAAGTTCGCCCAAGCGTGGTCACTGGCACATTCTGCTGATCTTGACAGCGCGCAAAGCATTCTGCAAGGCATGGTGAATAGTGGTCAAACCGATACGGCAAAGGTGGAAGCCAAAATCGCCATGTTGAACCTCGACCTTTACCGGCAGATTGTGGACACCACCGACTGTGTTACCACTGCCGAACGGCTCGCCGTGCAGGATAGCATAAACTCCCTCATTGCTTCGCTGACTAAATGGAAACGGTACGACATCACCGATAGTGTGGTAATGTACGCGCCGTGCACGGTTGACAGCTCCATCACGGTTGAACCAGGAGCCGTGCTCGTAATCAAGCCGTATCCAGGGATCAATAACCCCGTAGTAAACTTTACGTCTGGTGCAGGCATTCTGGTGCAGGGCTGGTCAAGCTACTCTCCCGGCCCTCCCGCAGCCAAACTCTATGTTCTGGGTGATCCGGACAATCGCGTAATCCTGAACTGGGATACGGCGAACACGTGGACGAATATCGAATCCCGCTGCGGCTACATGGAACTGAAACACGCTGAACTTCGCGGCGCGGGTTGGGCGGTGTTCGATAATAACCCGACAGGCCAAGGGGACTGGCCGCATGTTCCTGTTTTCAAGGCAGACTCTTGCGTCTTCCGCTCTTTTGGCGACGGCATTACGTGTGACGTGACGGATTCGTCAAGCTACATTCGCAACTGTTTGTTTACGGACCTGGGAGGCGGCGTTGCTCAATGGAATAGCTACACGGCTGCATTGACCGTAATGGAATACGGCCAGTTGACTGTGGAAAACTGCCACATTGAACATGGTGGTGAAGTCGGCGTAGCGGTGTGCTACGGGTCTGGCATCAGCATGCGCAACACCACCGTGAACGGCAGCAAAAGCTACGGCATGGTGGTCTCGGATGGTTCGGATGCATCGTTGGAATGCTGCGAACTGTCCTGTAACGGAGACACGCTCGCCGAGGCTTGGGTTGACGCCTCTACCTTGAATCTTGTCGGTGCACACAGCCAGTTCTCTGATAGCAGCGGTGCGCTCCTTTACACCGCCGATCCCTCTTTCGTGGACTTGGGTGACGGCGAAAACAACTTCAACTTGCTTACAGGCTCAGGACACTACCTGAAGTCCGGCGATACGACAGACACTTGGGACATCGGCTTGAATACATGGGCACCATACACACCAACGGATACAGCCTTCTATTCTCACCTTTGGCCTAGAAACTCCGCTCGCTGGTTAGTGGACACATCCCTTGCGACATTCGTCGGCTGTGATCAAGGCGGCACGATGTCATTCGGCGGTGGAAGCAATTTTATTATCCCCGGCAACGAAGACCATGCGGGTACGGATTCATATCATCCGAAGAACGATGGTGCTGAAACCGCAACCAGTCTTTCAACAGTACAGCCTCCTACTGCCAGCAAGTTCAGCCAAGCCGTCACCAAGGCTCCCAGTGCCGTAGGACCTGTGGCCAAAGCGATTTCGCCTCTGGCCGAGAAGACGGTGAATCGTGCAGAGATGCTTAGGCTGCATCATCAGGAGCTTGCTCAATGGCGTGAAGCCAAGGCGTTGTGTAAGAGTGGTGACAAACAGGCGGCAACTCAAAGCGCGATGACTTTCCTACGAGATCATCCGGGCTCAAAGCTGGCTCCTGCGGCTATGGTTGACTTGTCTCGATTGGCACGAAAGGGAGACGCCGACCAGTCTGTCAGCAAATTCCTATCAGTGCAGGCAGGTTCATTGGTTGATCCAGAACAGCGGAAGTTGGCTCAGCGACTGTCTCTGGTGGCTAAGGCAAGGGAAGGAAAGCCAGTTGAAGCTCTTGCGGGTTTGGAGGAGATAATGGAGACTGCATCGACACCACGAGACTCTATTCGAGCTTTGATGGATGCGATGGGCGTGTACTTCTTCAACCAGCATGACCACAGCGTCCAGCCACGAAACAATCAGGTGAAAACTGCCAGCCACAGAGAACTGGTGCATCGAGTGATTCAGTTGACGCGAATGTTAGATAATCCGGCGCTGGCCGTTAAAGGCAAGGGTGTGGCGATTCCGACCAAGTACGCTTTGTACCAGAACTACCCCAATCCCTTCAATCCCAACACCGAGATCCGCTTTGACTTGCCGGACGCGGTACGGGTGG
- a CDS encoding FG-GAP-like repeat-containing protein — MKTALHILTLCTCVIVTDIMATAQPWTPQVIWQQNGAGDSSLYGASVFAMGDQDDDGYMDWGVIVGGQWGQSGTPNEPRVELFHGGNPPSNLPYLTFRPRSNEYEVYGGASGDLNGDGHIDLCLQRQLRANGDTNLVEIYYGGPGMDTIPNLIFHAPSLLLGYLLPMRDFNGDSFDDLYVYVHGNPNRGLVFFGGNPMDTLPDWAVNSSIGHDYLPYAQTFGDLNGDGFDDFVSYSVWTQHMLYIFHGAALPDTSPAAIWNTFADFPARIINDLNGDGRAELVSTNSAEVHIHWGAQTISPTPDAVLSWPGCTEYPLNITSVGDLNRDGYKDFAVLSDYCDDDPWGKLCVYFGGPTPSSSPALEILGNTAPTNLMGIKSAAGLGDINGDSLADFAVGAWDNNPTGLRGHVVIVSGLAVNAEGPRSLVSRDLAMSVYPNPFNAQATVSLEIPRFCDVVRLTVFNLLGQAVHEGTLRNVIGSVHYPLDATAMSSGIYLLRASAGSMQTMQKLVVLK; from the coding sequence ATGAAGACTGCACTGCACATCTTGACTTTATGCACATGCGTTATCGTGACCGATATTATGGCAACTGCTCAGCCGTGGACACCACAGGTGATCTGGCAGCAGAACGGCGCGGGCGATAGCTCGCTATATGGCGCTTCGGTCTTCGCCATGGGGGATCAGGATGATGACGGTTATATGGACTGGGGCGTGATAGTAGGCGGACAATGGGGCCAATCGGGAACCCCGAACGAACCTAGGGTCGAACTATTTCATGGAGGCAATCCGCCGTCAAATCTGCCGTATCTCACATTTCGTCCACGAAGCAACGAGTACGAGGTATATGGCGGAGCAAGCGGGGACCTCAATGGAGACGGTCACATTGATCTGTGTCTGCAGCGACAACTTCGGGCGAATGGGGACACAAATCTTGTGGAAATCTACTATGGTGGACCCGGAATGGATACAATACCGAACTTGATATTCCATGCCCCTTCGCTACTCTTGGGATACTTGTTGCCTATGAGGGATTTCAATGGTGATAGTTTTGATGACCTGTATGTCTACGTCCACGGTAACCCGAATCGCGGACTGGTGTTTTTCGGTGGCAACCCGATGGATACCTTGCCTGACTGGGCGGTAAACAGTAGTATCGGTCACGATTACTTGCCTTATGCACAAACCTTCGGGGACTTAAATGGAGATGGGTTCGATGATTTCGTGTCCTATTCCGTCTGGACACAGCACATGCTCTACATCTTCCACGGGGCGGCGCTTCCAGATACATCGCCGGCTGCAATTTGGAACACCTTCGCCGATTTCCCCGCCCGGATCATCAACGATCTGAATGGCGATGGTCGCGCTGAACTGGTGTCAACAAACAGTGCAGAAGTCCACATCCACTGGGGCGCACAGACGATATCGCCGACGCCGGATGCAGTTCTATCTTGGCCAGGCTGCACAGAATATCCGCTAAACATTACCAGTGTGGGTGACCTGAATCGTGACGGCTACAAGGATTTCGCGGTATTGTCCGATTATTGCGATGACGACCCATGGGGGAAATTGTGTGTTTACTTCGGTGGACCTACACCATCCTCCAGCCCGGCGCTGGAAATTCTGGGAAATACCGCACCGACCAATCTGATGGGTATCAAGAGCGCTGCAGGACTAGGTGATATCAACGGGGACAGTCTCGCAGACTTCGCAGTTGGCGCGTGGGATAACAATCCAACTGGTTTGCGAGGCCACGTAGTCATTGTCTCTGGTCTTGCAGTCAACGCTGAGGGTCCTCGATCTCTTGTATCGCGCGACCTCGCAATGTCGGTGTACCCCAATCCCTTTAACGCCCAGGCTACAGTTTCGCTGGAAATTCCCCGGTTTTGCGATGTAGTAAGGCTCACGGTGTTCAATCTGTTAGGGCAGGCTGTCCACGAAGGCACATTGCGCAACGTGATTGGCTCGGTACACTACCCCTTGGATGCGACGGCAATGTCTTCCGGGATCTACCTACTTCGGGCAAGTGCAGGATCCATGCAGACAATGCAAAAATTGGTCGTTTTGAAATAG
- a CDS encoding AAA family ATPase encodes MNKPTLLTFGGEIGSGKSALSRAVAERLGWKRVTFVELLRAELVSRGIVQPTRAQLQDLGQTWVDTDVTGFARSLLQHAEWRPGDSLVIEAIRHLEILQALRELTNPGSVFLVLTELPEEVRMERRRLRGDTEWSDGEGEHRAEAQSHGILRQHADVTIDTTLPIDTCVEQVMDWLKKQDASA; translated from the coding sequence ATGAATAAGCCCACATTGCTGACGTTCGGAGGCGAAATCGGTAGTGGGAAGAGTGCCTTGTCTCGCGCCGTGGCCGAGCGGCTGGGATGGAAACGGGTCACATTTGTGGAACTGCTGCGAGCAGAACTTGTGAGCCGTGGCATCGTTCAGCCCACTCGTGCGCAACTTCAGGACTTGGGACAAACCTGGGTTGATACTGACGTGACGGGATTCGCAAGATCGCTTCTTCAGCATGCTGAATGGCGTCCTGGAGATTCACTGGTTATCGAGGCCATTCGTCACCTTGAAATCCTTCAGGCGTTGAGAGAACTCACAAATCCTGGTTCGGTCTTCTTAGTGCTTACAGAGCTGCCAGAGGAAGTGAGAATGGAGAGGCGGAGGCTCAGGGGTGATACTGAATGGTCCGATGGCGAAGGCGAGCATAGGGCAGAAGCTCAGTCGCATGGAATACTGAGACAACACGCCGATGTCACCATTGATACCACCTTGCCGATAGACACCTGCGTGGAACAGGTAATGGACTGGCTCAAGAAGCAGGACGCATCTGCATGA
- a CDS encoding DUF4186 family protein, with protein sequence MHKREVADVDHTFASLQTECWRHDWWHKDIDQHAVNYARRKGRVQIEARAHEILRQNIGKEPDAWDGRQTPKEGNIIYYAQHATATCCRKCVEYWHAIPQDRTLSEDELGYLTALVMKYIDLRMPDLAEQGIPVPSIRKGNKAK encoded by the coding sequence GTGCACAAGCGTGAAGTGGCCGACGTTGACCATACCTTTGCCTCATTGCAGACAGAATGCTGGCGGCATGATTGGTGGCACAAGGACATTGATCAACACGCGGTGAACTATGCACGACGCAAGGGGCGGGTTCAAATTGAGGCACGAGCGCATGAGATCCTTAGACAAAACATCGGGAAGGAACCCGATGCTTGGGATGGTCGTCAGACGCCCAAGGAAGGCAATATCATCTATTATGCTCAACACGCCACGGCGACCTGCTGCCGCAAGTGTGTAGAATACTGGCACGCTATTCCCCAAGATCGAACACTATCTGAGGATGAACTCGGCTACCTTACTGCGCTGGTGATGAAGTACATTGACCTGCGTATGCCTGATTTGGCTGAACAAGGGATTCCCGTACCGTCTATTCGCAAGGGCAACAAGGCTAAATAG
- a CDS encoding XRE family transcriptional regulator, whose product MIKNDRQYRITKSELAKFEDALKANAQAQTEGPKPSWLTSLENESFRDQIEELREEVAEYEALKAASPGVIEVHSFDELPQALIKARIASGLSQQELADRLGIKEQQVQRYEATDYAGANLERIQQVVDALGIKIEKKLLLPAPHASVGFVFKRLSELGLSKSFVVDKLLPNWLQNQISDAARLKAQPDTVAHEFASWLSRIFNWTSEDIFSNRPLQPQLALSFGTKYKKASNVTEQQVSLYTVYAHYLAMLALQCTDSTPIATRSLDPVEVHESILARYGVLDLASITEYVWDCGLAVLPLKDAGYFHGAYWRIDGRDIAVVKQNVVSASRWMIDLLHEYYHAASHTDEPDVAVIEQQDILMPGETPESEEEADATWFAVAVMLNGRPEELLQECVTEARGQVPWLKRAVPQVAERNQVDVGVLANYLAYRLSQQGTNWWPTANALQVTDINPWSTVRSVLLRNLRSSCMDESNEDVFIRALSEA is encoded by the coding sequence ATGATCAAGAATGATCGTCAATACAGAATAACAAAGTCTGAACTGGCTAAGTTTGAAGACGCTCTGAAAGCAAACGCGCAGGCTCAGACGGAAGGCCCGAAACCGAGCTGGCTGACAAGCTTAGAGAACGAGTCGTTTCGAGATCAAATTGAAGAGCTTAGAGAGGAAGTGGCTGAATACGAGGCGCTGAAGGCCGCCAGTCCAGGCGTAATCGAAGTCCATTCGTTCGATGAATTGCCGCAAGCGCTGATCAAGGCCAGGATTGCATCCGGCCTGAGTCAACAAGAACTTGCTGACCGTTTGGGAATCAAAGAGCAACAAGTCCAGAGGTACGAAGCCACGGACTATGCAGGGGCAAACCTTGAACGCATCCAGCAAGTAGTCGACGCTCTCGGAATAAAAATAGAAAAGAAGCTTTTGCTGCCCGCGCCGCATGCATCTGTGGGGTTCGTCTTCAAACGGTTGAGTGAACTTGGACTGAGCAAATCCTTTGTCGTCGATAAGCTCCTTCCTAACTGGCTCCAAAACCAGATTAGCGATGCAGCGCGGCTAAAGGCACAGCCCGATACGGTTGCCCATGAATTCGCATCTTGGCTCAGTAGAATCTTCAACTGGACTTCAGAGGATATTTTCAGTAACAGGCCACTGCAACCTCAACTCGCGTTATCCTTCGGAACGAAGTATAAGAAGGCGTCCAATGTCACGGAGCAGCAAGTAAGCCTGTATACTGTCTACGCCCACTATCTGGCGATGCTCGCTCTTCAGTGCACAGATAGTACGCCGATAGCGACAAGGTCGTTGGATCCGGTAGAAGTTCATGAGAGCATTCTGGCGCGGTACGGAGTCCTGGACTTAGCATCGATTACAGAGTACGTTTGGGATTGTGGGTTAGCTGTTCTGCCGCTGAAAGATGCCGGATACTTCCACGGTGCGTATTGGAGGATTGATGGGCGTGATATCGCTGTCGTAAAGCAAAATGTCGTCTCCGCTTCACGATGGATGATCGATCTCCTTCATGAGTACTACCATGCAGCAAGCCATACGGATGAGCCCGATGTTGCGGTAATAGAGCAGCAAGATATTCTCATGCCAGGCGAGACACCTGAGTCTGAAGAAGAGGCCGATGCCACGTGGTTTGCCGTAGCCGTAATGCTTAATGGACGTCCCGAAGAACTTCTCCAGGAATGCGTTACTGAAGCGAGAGGGCAAGTGCCGTGGCTGAAGCGGGCCGTGCCACAGGTCGCTGAACGCAACCAGGTTGATGTTGGAGTGCTGGCAAACTACTTGGCTTACCGCTTGTCGCAGCAAGGAACTAACTGGTGGCCCACCGCTAATGCTCTCCAGGTTACGGACATCAATCCTTGGAGCACGGTTCGGTCAGTCCTACTCAGGAACTTGCGATCTTCCTGCATGGATGAATCAAACGAAGATGTCTTCATTAGAGCTTTATCCGAAGCTTAG